CCTTGTCATATCTTCTTGAAGCTTTTTGATACTTGCCGCTCTTAAATAATGTGttgccttcttctttcttcttctcagctGTCTCTATTTTCTCGCGATTATTCATTTCTCGAGGTGCTTTTGCCTACGTTCACCAAGACAGCACATACTAAATTAGTAGGATAGTATTTATATAGTAAATTCCAAAGTTAAATTAGTTTCCAAATAAGGCACTACCTTGGTAAAATCAACCATTTCTACTTCATATATGACAGTTGAACATGGAGGAACAATGGCAAGATCCTTTTTAACTTCAGTGCTCCCAAACCCATAGTCGGGTTTAACTGTCACAATCGATAGTTCGCCCTTTTTCATTGTCGCTGCTGCTAGGTCTAACCCAGCAATCACTTGCTCTGGCAATTGATAAAAAACGATTTTCAGGTCAAAAATAAGTTGAAGTATTTGGATATAGAATCACTGCTTGTATATGAGCTTTAGAAATCCAAACCCAAAATGGAGACATAGAAAAGGAATTTACAAATATAAAAATTCATCATATTTTTCATAAGCCCTACCTTCGTCAGTGACAAATTCCAACGGCAAGTCTCCATCTAAACCTTTTTTCTCGAAAACAGTATTATCTTCCAGTTTAGCAGTATACCTAACTGCAGAAAAGATTTCAAAGTGTTAAAAATGAGGCCTATGAATTTAAACAATTACATGAAAGCGTGAAATTGCATAGTAAGATAAGATTCACAAGACAGCCTATAAAATTGAACCAATAGGATAGTTATATATCTATAATGGCCAGCGCTTATTTATAAGAAGAACTTCATTGTACATCACTAGGGATAAGTGGCCTACTTAGTAGGCATTACCAGAACGAAACAAAGCCGCGATAAGTTGCTGTTTCTCTAACCATCTAAACTATTTCCTCTCAGTTGGAAAGATAATTCCATGACCAATTAATCTGAACAACGGAATTTCAATAAAACAAAATTTATCATCTACTACATCGATTGTACTGATGACTATAGTTGTTGCTTCTGCAGTTAAATGCTAGGATATTACAAATATTTCTCCAAAAAACCAGAAAGCCACGAAACAGTTCAGACATGGTTAAAAACAACATACTATTATCTAATGGTATAATTACTTGCACCGACCACACCAATTTTGAATAAGTTGCAGGAAAACTAGTATGACTACAGATCAGAATACTTGAATGTGTGACTACATATCAGAATACTTACCCGTAACAGGAGTTCCTTCATCTGCAGTATGACTGCCTTCACCTTCCTTCAGTATCTTTTTTATTACCTTGGAATCACCGGTAAGATCAATCACATGTTTAATAGATATCAACTCGAGATCAACAGTCAAAGTGGAATTTGATGGAATGGCAGGGAATCCATGGTTAGCATCACGACCTTTCTCTCCAAAGGCATCTGAAAGAACAGACATATACTTTTAATATAGTACAGTTTTGGTATCCCATAGATTGCAAAATATTTATGTACCCAAACTTTAGCTTGGTGCTGTATGGTGATTATTGACGTACTTGATTAAATttgctttctatttttagtttcaaCATTGATGCTGGCAATAAAACAGACATACTTTTAATGTAGTACAATTTTGGTACCCCATAATAGCAAAGTATTTATGTACCCAAACTTAAGTTTGGCGTCGTATGAGGATTATTGCCATAACTTTAACCTTTTCATGACACCAACACGTGAACTAATTTTAGTATCAAGCATCTCTAAAGAAAATTATACAACTGAATATAAACATGGAAGAATAAAAAACGAGATACTTGTTAACTAGGTGTTATAATGTGAATTTTTTATTACGAAAAAAACAACAAGCAACTTAATTGGGCAAACAAACAAGTATTAATTCGAAATTTCATAATTAATGCTTCAGACCGAAATGTTCAAGACAACAAAGTAGTATGTGGCAGATACAACGAGAGAAACGCACACTGAGCTTGAACTAATAAGTTTACACGCTCTCCCCTTTTCATTGTCTTTATTGCTTTCGGAAATGCCGGACAGAAATGACCTGCATGAAAGAATAACACAAATCCATCAAAAACTGAGGAATTTTTTAACACGAACATAGTAACAACCTATATTCTCATTCTTGAGGTCTCAACGTGACAATGTCTATAAAGATACACAAACACGCAACATTACCATCATTTATCTGAAACTCCACCCCTTCTTCTGGTGTTTCCGCAACAACTGAACCATCATCCAACATAACATGGTACTTCACTACATTAAATACACCAGCATTAGTGAGACTACTTAACTTCCCTTACGTATAATCATATAACCAATTTAGTAATAGTCTAAGAACAGCTTACTGTACCCAGAACATCATCAAGATCACCAGGCTGCTCATTTCTTTCAGATTTCTCCAAAATTCTCTTAATTATCCCACCATCTTTACAAATATCCACCACCGTAATCCAAGACACCAGCTCTACCTCATACTGAATATCACTGTTGGGAGGAATTTCCTTCCCATTTATGTTACTACCATTACAGGAATCAAAAGGCAATGTAAACAACGAAACTTCACCCTTCTTCATTGTAATTATCCCATCATTTAACCCCTCCAAATATTTATCTACAACAATAAATCAAACATAAAATCAATCActgattaaaaaataaaattcaactagaacccaaaatccATGAAAATACTCACCATGACCAAGCTTAAAGGACAAAGGCTCTCCTCCTCCATCTCTACTAGAATCAAACTTAGTTCCATCAAGTAAAGTACCCATATAATGAACTGTATCCAATAACAACACACAAAAACACCTAATAATTATAACcaaatttcaagaagaaaaaaaatcaatattcacagaaataatcaagaaaatcacttACGAGTAACTTCATCGCCGAATTCAGGACTATCCCAGCCAAGACCTAATTTCAGAAGCTTCTTTCTGAGTTGAGTTTTTTTATTGATAACTCTTTCTTGCCCAATTTTAAGAGGAGGTGCTGATTCAATTTCTTCACCTGGTTCTTCTTCGAAGAATTCAGCAT
This is a stretch of genomic DNA from Papaver somniferum cultivar HN1 chromosome 1, ASM357369v1, whole genome shotgun sequence. It encodes these proteins:
- the LOC113286324 gene encoding 70 kDa peptidyl-prolyl isomerase-like isoform X1, whose amino-acid sequence is MSSIFGRVISSASALACRNNPNELDAEFFEEEPGEEIESAPPLKIGQERVINKKTQLRKKLLKLGLGWDSPEFGDEVTLHYMGTLLDGTKFDSSRDGGGEPLSFKLGHDKYLEGLNDGIITMKKGEVSLFTLPFDSCNGSNINGKEIPPNSDIQYEVELVSWITVVDICKDGGIIKRILEKSERNEQPGDLDDVLVKYHVMLDDGSVVAETPEEGVEFQINDGHFCPAFPKAIKTMKRGERVNLLVQAQYAFGEKGRDANHGFPAIPSNSTLTVDLELISIKHVIDLTGDSKVIKKILKEGEGSHTADEGTPVTVRYTAKLEDNTVFEKKGLDGDLPLEFVTDEEQVIAGLDLAAATMKKGELSIVTVKPDYGFGSTEVKKDLAIVPPCSTVIYEVEMVDFTKAKAPREMNNREKIETAEKKKEEGNTLFKSGKYQKASRRYDKAVDYITVDGTFWDDEQQHVDSLRVLCWLNHAACSLKLNNYPEAIELCSKVLDVEYHNVKALYRRAQAYMKTADFDLSELDINKALEVDPDNREVKILHKTLKQLRSESNKRDAKLYTNMLTRMREDSTVVSKRQKVEKAEVEERSEVAQKEIEQAAGSLGGADVEQTMNVSAPPQCIS
- the LOC113286324 gene encoding 70 kDa peptidyl-prolyl isomerase-like isoform X2 produces the protein MSSIFGRVISSASALACRNNPNELDAEFFEEEPGEEIESAPPLKIGQERVINKKTQLRKKLLKLGLGWDSPEFGDEVTLHYMGTLLDGTKFDSSRDGGGEPLSFKLGHDKYLEGLNDGIITMKKGEVSLFTLPFDSCNGSNINGKEIPPNSDIQYEVELVSWITVVDICKDGGIIKRILEKSERNEQPGDLDDVLVKYHVMLDDGSVVAETPEEGVEFQINDGHFCPAFPKAIKTMKRGERVNLLVQAQYAFGEKGRDANHGFPAIPSNSTLTVDLELISIKHVIDLTGDSKVIKKILKEGEGSHTADEGTPVTVRYTAKLEDNTVFEKKGLDGDLPLEFVTDEEQVIAGLDLAAATMKKGELSIVTVKPDYGFGSTEVKKDLAIVPPCSTVIYEVEMVDFTKAKAPREMNNREKIETAEKKKEEGNTLFKSGKYQKASRRYDKAVDYITVDGTFWDDEQQHVDSLRVLCWLNHAACSLKLNNYPEAIELCSKVLDVEYHNVKALYRRAQAYMKTADFDLSELDINKALEVDPDNREVKILHKTLKQLRSESNKRDAKLYTNMLTRMREDSTVVSKKVEKAEVEERSEVAQKEIEQAAGSLGGADVEQTMNVSAPPQCIS